The region AGTATAAGCCTGTGTTAAGAAAGCTGCTCAGATGCTGGGCTCCCGCTCGGGTTACCCAGAGGCGAGTCTGTTTTCTGCCCCTTCACCAAAGCGGGGATGATGGACAAAGGAGTGACGTCCCTGGCGGCCACGCTCGCTGTCTACGGCCATTGCCAGTGCTGCGTCTCAGACATAGCAGGCACCACTGCACCAAGAGTTGAATATGTATCCTTTAAAATTAATACAAGTAGAAAGAACCTCGGCCCCTGCTCCACTATTCCTGGCAGGTTTTACAAATTGCGATAATGGAAACAAGGTGTTAAATTAACACTTCTATTAAGCAACCCTatcaacttaaaaacaaacattccACGTGAAAATGGTTTTGCAATTCAAATTACCTAGTTAATAACACTACTGTTTGCACAGTTGTAAAAAACTTTTTGTTCATAAATTCAATGCACAAATTTAGCTATTCCTAAACTAACtcaaactgagcgactgaactgaaactaacgTTTCCTTATTACAGAACAAACCTTCAGATAAGTCTTGAAGACCGTCTAATAAGAACTGATGAGTCTGTGGATATGTTGGATTATATCTTAAACACTGCTGTCATTTAAACACTAAGATATGGTCATATGTTCAAATTACCAAGATATATGGATTTTTAACTAATCTATCCAAATGTTCAGGTGCCAACTGAACttgcaacaataacaaaaaaagctATTTGATCTATTTaccatcttttcatttcaggttATGATTTTGTAACCAGCACCTGGCAAAGAATAAACATTAGGATCTAAATCTCTAGGGCAGTTCATGCTTTCAGTCTGGGGCAGTGTAACGCCAACTCACAGGTGGGCTCAGGTGAACCATACAAGGACCAGAAGCAATGTAAACACAGACCCACATCACACACGTGTACAAACTCCACAATCCTCCAGTGATGAGGGACTGAGCTACTGACCTCAAAGGGTCCAACATTAATTAATGGCTGATTTTGACAACTTTTAGAAACCTTTAATACATAATACAGTAATGAAGACCACATTTACACAAAACATCAGAGTAACTTCTTGTAGGCTCACCCCTTTCTTTTAGAGTTTAGGTTTGCAACAACTCCACACGACTAGTGAAAGTGCATCTCACACCCTAACCCACTGAAGTGAGGCAGACACAGACCTGCACACACTTGATGCGTGTAAAGCCTTCTGAAAGCTTCAGAGGGGCCCAAGTTGAAGCACTTGCTTCAACAAGCTCCATAGTTGAAGCACTTCACCTTGTTTTACTGGGGCTCAAGTTGCCCTTTGCATttttattaccatctttctactcCTGGACATGTCACTCCCAATCAAGATAAGCTTTGATAAGCAGACAGATGTACACAGCACATACCCAGGAAAATCTGGACCAAAGGTACTTTACTGCTTTAAGGACAAAGGTCTGCAACATCACCCCTACAGCGAAATATTCATAAAAGGATGTTACTGATGCTCTTAGGGTGTGCACACAAATAGTCTCTCAGCCATGATAAACCACTATTAGAAGATTGTAACATTACCAAATGTAGGTAGCAgcttaacttttaaaacaaatattaacttttaagTCAAAGAAAATTAATCATTCCAGCACTGTTTTCCTTCAAATCGCTTATCTTCATGGGCAGAAGATCCTGACCGTAAGGAGTGCatgaagaaatataagaaaagacaACTTCCTAGACTCTTATGCTATTCTACATAGTTGTGAGGCAAGAAAATGATgttgcgcgcgcacacacacacgcacgcacacacatacacacacagacacagtaaagcaattggagattcattccctgtgGACCAAAACTCCCAAGACAAGAGTAGAACAATTAAGGGAGGAGACTGGTCCCTGCCCAGACCACAGATTTCTCCTtctcaaagtcaggagacctccgtGACCACATTATGTGCAAAAAGGCCCCCCCTGGAGGTCAAAGGGGAGTGATGCTAACTAATGCCAGGCTACCCACAGGCCTCTTCAGTAGAATCcgtcttggctaagagatgcgtgtgaacacatgggaggatcctcagttcagttgctcagttgtgtccgactctttgcggccccatggactgcagcacgccaggcctccctgtccatcaccaactcctgaaggttactcaaattcatgtccattgagtcagtgatgccatccaaccatctcattctctgttgtccccttctcctcccgccttcaagctttcccagcatccgggtcttttccagtgagtcagttcttcgcatcaggtggccaaatattggagttgcagcttcagcatcagtccaatgaatgttcaggactgatatcctttaggatggactggtttgatctccttgcagtccaagggactctcaagagtcttctccaacaccacagttcaaaagcatcaattcttcggtgctcagctttctttatggtccaactgtcacatccatacatgactactggaaaaaccatagctttgactagacagacctttgttggcaaagtaatgtctctgctttttaatatgctgtctaggttggccataacttttcttccaagaagcaagcatctttcaatttcctggctgcagtcaccacctgcagtgattttggagcccaaaaaaattaagtctctgtttccccatctatttgtcatgaagtgatgggaccagatgccatgatcttagttttctgaatgttgagttttaagccaactttttcactctcctctttcactttcatcaagaggctctttagttcttctccactttctgccataaaggtggtgtcatctgcatatctgaggttattaatatttctcccggcaatttttatttcagcttgtgcttcatccagcccagcatttctcatgatgtactctgcatataagttaaataagcagggtgacaatatacaaccttgatcctgaaatataccaaatatggactgtgaacgaggcaaatcaaaatgattggccaaaggaaacccagaagtgCCCTACAGAAGTAATTCAGACTGCCACCAGGGTGCAACTCAGGGACTCTGAGTCCACCCCTTCTCTATCCACATGTACTGTATTCTCTTCCTAATAAAAACTTCATTTGCTTCACCACTTTCCGTCTGTGGAAactcttttctgcaaagccaaagggccGGTAGCCTGGTCACTGACCACTGGCCTAGTGGATAGGATCTGGTGCTCTCACCACTGCAAGCCGGCCTCAATTTCCGGCTGGAAACCCAAGGCCTGCTCTAACCTGTGGCAGGCTGAGGCCACCACAGATCAGTTTGAGTTACAACCAAATGATCTGAACTGAGGTGGACCTTATATTAGAAGGCAAAAGACCCAGGGTTACCCTCTAGTATATAATGTTTTCTGAACTCTGAATCTGTCTagtttaaattgaagtatagttgatttacatgtgttagttataggtgtacagcagagtgactaggttttttgcagattatattccattataggttattacaagatattgagtgtCTCATGTTTCTTTGTAGCCACTCTGTCAACCCTGTGGGAGAGGAAAGCATAGATACCAATGAATCTGTCCTTACACAGGTCACTGCATGAAAGCAGCTTGCTAATTAGGTGTTCAGGAAGTGGCAAAGACTTATTCTCTTTCTAGtgcactgaaaataaaatatggttaTACTGAGGCCATTTTTTATGAAATACAGAGTAATCACCTCTCCACACATGCATTTTGCAAATGGAAAAACAGGCATAATGTGGTCAGAACCTGGTGTAGATTCTCAGATGGCAGAATAAGGTTAAACAGCTCATACCCTGGACTTCTTAGGAAGTTAGAGTGGGGATATCATTTAATTATATGTCAATCCTCAGACATTACAGGTGGATCCTGGAAATAAGATGTTTCTTTAGGACAACACTGTGCagttctgggaattccctggcggtccagtgattacaactccatgctttcactgcagagggcgtgggttcaatccctggttggggaagtaagatcctgcaagctttgtggcacagccaaaacaaacaaaacagaaaaaaagaaaaaccagtgtGCAGTtataaaggtatatttaaagATTCATTTCTAAGTGGGACTCAAATATATAAGAACTTGCAATCATGGTAAAGTTCCCAGAAAATCTAAATTGATTACTGAATAAATCTCATAATGAATTTAccaagttttccattttcatttttctgaattgaTCCTGTGTTGTCAGTAACATCTATTTTCAGTATCCTAGCTTCCCCTTTAGTCATCAAGTCATTTAACACAGAACGTCATATAGAAGCTAAAAAGTTGGCCATgccaatagctaggatatggttAGAAAATACAGTTAGTACTGGGTGTTGATGTACGTGTATTCTGCTTACTTCTAAATTAGCAACTTATTGGACCAAGATGGTCACCACCACCATCTGTGAACAGAAACAAAGTCAGCAATGAAATACACAGTGATAAGGAACCACTGTGGTAACAATGAGTTCTGGTGTGAGGTTACTGATTTTCTATAAGTTATTAGAAAAGCACTCACCTTAGAGCTGAATATAATTAAAAAGGCCTCTGCTAACATCCTTGGGAGTCATGTGACTTGAGCTTCCCCAGTGCATTCCAAAAACTCCTGCACAGATACCGTGCCTTCCTTCTTTGTCTACAGTTGTCTTATTGATGTAATCACTCGTTATTTGAGAGCATGTATAAAAtccaaacaaaattaaattttaaaaataaccaaaaactaCCTTTCCTGcaaaatgcatttctttaaaatgaccTCGTGAATTCCCTGGTGTTTTCTTAAGTCATCTTCCACAAGACAACAGCAGAGGCTTAATCTCCTGTCCTTTTTAGGACCAAAGATACTTTccttgttggagaaggcaatggcaacccactccagtactcttgcctggaaaatcccatggacagaggagcctggtgggctgcagtccatggggttgcaaagagtcagacacgactgagcgacttcactttcacttttccctttcatgcattggagaaggaaatggcagcccactgcagtgttcttgcctggagaatcccagggatggccgagcctggtgggctgccgtctatggggtcgcacagagtcggacaccactgaagcgacttagcagcagcagcagcatactttcCTTATAATGAGACCTTAAATCTGTCTGCATGGAAACTCCTTCCAGAATCTGAGTGTAGTCTGTTTGATATCATACTAACGTGTGTGTGTCAGTGTCCTTATTTCATAGACAATGTAGGATTTTCTGGGTCTTCAAACAGTTCTGAAAGCTGCTCCATAGGGGCTGGGGAAGCAAAATGAGTCAACTGATCTATAAAACCCTAGCAAAACtgttgtttttattgattttacaACTTAACACTCAAGATATATTTATAGAGAAACattgttttaagaaaaactaTTGAACCATTATAGACTGCTATTAATTATTCAATTTCCTCTAGCTTAGGCAAGTGGTAAATTATCTAACATCATATTAAACTTTCCATATCATGCATTGTAAACCATAAGAaactaatttttgaaaaaatatactcATTTATGACAACTAATTCTGAATTTGCATTTGATAATATGACCATGATTTTAGTTTATCCATAGCAAACATATCTATATGGCTGAAGTAGCattaataaagattaataaaattttaaatgttttattatttattaaaagttttatctctgaaaaggaatttatgtaatttttgtttgcttaagAGTAAACAATCATTGCTCATATTTTATgggtgggattttttaaaaagtggtttcgGAAGCACCTTCTTTAATAGCATGCGGCAAACGAATGTTACCTAGTATTTAGCAGcgttattatatacattttacctTTTGAAAGCTGAGCTAGGTCAGCTGCGTGAATGGTGTTAGTGTTTGTTTTCCACCTGCCAACATAGCGGCCTTAGAGATCCCAGtcataaaacagatttttattttgattttaatctACTTTAAATCTACTTTACATGGTGATCTTCCTAGATACCTGATCCCAAATAAGCATACAGTTTAGGCTGCTTTCATATGTCAGTATCACAGGTCATTAAGGTTGACAGTGCCGGTAAATTGTCATCTTAACTGTGTATTATAAAAATCTGGTAATTTAGACTTAAACTTTCAACAATGTTAACACTTTTTACTCAGATGGTTCATGgatcacaaattttaaaactccTGGGTTTAGAATCTGAAAGTAACTAGAACTACTGGGCACTGTTACAACAAACACGTTCTCGGGGCTCACTCATTATAGAGTTTCCCTGTATAAAATTTTCATTGCTAAAatgatttctaaatttttaaactttaaaaagtaggCAATAATTAGTAATAGTGTAATTTCATACGTGTCCAGCAGCAGGAGTGCTAAGGTAAAGCTTTGTATTAAGGAATGTGTTTCTATGTTTACTCACCACCTACAAAAAAACAAATTGGTTTGAGGACAAAGATGATATTAcgtttaagtttttaaaacttagttTTCTGGCAGTACCTCGTAGTTCTAACTTGTATTCCTTGGTTGATAGTTCAGCAGGGGCTCTGTTTAGTAACATGGCGAGACATTCCAAAATACTGAATGAAATAgcaaatttgtatttcttttttgttgttctaatCAAGACTTCcctcctttcacttttcattcaaaACATGTCACCTCAGTGAGTTCATCGCGCGCTCACACAGGACCCGGCACACAGGGCCCTGCTGCTGTCGCTGCTGTAACCATCCAGGGCAGGGTGCCCTGAGCCTCCACACCAACAGGGTGACGTGCACGCCCGGAGAACGGGTATTTATTAGCAATAGTACCGCATCCCTTAAGTGATGTGTCACTGTGGGGAGGTGAACTGACCTCTGGGTAGGGTGACCAACTTGTCCCCGCCTGCCTGGATATTCCCAGTGTTGGTACTAAAAGTTCAGAGAAATCCCTCAGTCGTAAGCAGACTGCGACAGCTGGACACACCACCTTGGAATCCTCATCTTCACCTTGAAAGCACAGGCAAAATAATACCTACTCACAGGAGCACTGAGGCTTAAATAGGGACCTGTTAATACATGAACAGAAGAGTGGAGCACAGCAGCACGACCGTCACCCCCCACTCCTTCCACCTAACTAGCTCCCTGCCTCGGGCAGCTCACTTAACCTCAGGTGCCTTtatatggaaaaaggaaaaagaactttGCGTTTTCCTTACGTATGGATACTACCATTCACCTCGTAAGACTGTTGAGAGTTAAAATGCATGTAACAGCTGCACCGACACAGACCAAGTAAGGAAAGCAGATCATCACCGTCACCATTAGAATACTCAGCCCACGTCCCAGCAACGGTTAACTGTTGGTAAATGTTTATTACTCACGAGCAAGGCGGTTTAAAAACAATGTATAAACTTGGTTAGTGTTTTggggctcttttttcttttcttagtgaGAGCCATTGCTTCCTCTAGTAAGAAAGAGCTGCACGTAAGCATCAGATGTGAGGCTGTTGGAAAGGGTAACAGAGGTGGATGACCACCCGCCTTGGAGCGGTGGTCCTTGGGGACTTGGGGACGAACCACCAGCTCCCGCAGGCCTGGCGCGGCTGCTGCTCTGAGAGCAAAGGAAGGTGGCTGAGAATCAGCCACAGCACAGCATTCCCAGAGGCCTTACCGCAAAACTGAGTGAAGAACCACAACCGGGTGGCTTCTGCAGGGAGACGGACCTGGCCTGAGCCTGAGAGAGAGGACTACGTGTCCACCCCGCCCGCCCCAGGAGGCCGACTGCAGGACTAGTGTGAGCAACAGCCCTTCCCTGGGACATACCTGCACCAGGGCTTCCCGAAGAGCGCCTCTGCCCAGGATGCCAATCCAGTGGCAATACAGCAGCTGTTTTTGTGGTTACCTGGTGGTATGTGGATGAGGGTCTCCTGTCCTGTCGGCTTTCAGGACCAGCCTGGCTTCTTCACTGACTGGCTGTGTTCTGTTTGATCACATTGATGAGGGTGAGGGGGCAGGAGTGGGCGACCCTGTGCCAGGTCGTCTCCGCGATCCTGTGATGCCGACACGGCCCTGGCACCAGCGCTGTCCTTGGCACAGCATCCCGCAGTCTGCGCCCTCACACCGGCCTGTGGCCCACAGCCCAGAAGCTGGAGACATGACTCCCGCAGCTTCGCTGGGGTCTCGCAGCTTGTGGCGCAGTCAGTCCTGTGAGGCCTGCTGCCCACTAAAGCCACAGGAGCCACACTCTGCCTGTCCGACCTCACTCGCCTGCAGCTTCTTAAAGAAAACATTCAAGGGCCTTAGGATGAGGTGACATCAAAGCTGACCTGTTCCTCAGCTGAGTTACCAATGCAATCTGACAAAGATCCGCAGAGCTCCATTCTGGAAGCAGCACGCTGACAGGCGGGTGGGACAGCAGtcaccaaaagaaaaatcaaccacAGGAGCGGTGGCGAAGGGCCTGCCCTGTTACCAGGTGGATGAAAGGCTTTCTGGGGCCTCCCCAGTTCTCCTCATTTACTATTCACTGTAACAAATGAAGTGATGAGGTTCCTGGCtgttaaaaaataacatatcCCAAAACCATGGTAACAGAATTCAGAAATTAAATGCTACATTCTAATTTGTCTTTCACCGAATAGACTTCAAATATGTAATTTGGGGGAAGacggaaggagaaggaaggatttattacttgAAGCAAAAACACTGGGGatatttcccaaagcagtgtctccaaatatgtaatatttttaaagttcatgcatagattaaaatttaaatatatacctttttgaaaccatgaaaataaaaaagaattttctttccttctcaattTCCAATCTTTTAAATGATAGCATAAAAATCCCCCACCACTAAACTATTAATCTAtagttcagtttttcattttcaaataataaactTAGGGAATTCCCAGTGTTTAAGAGGcaacacttccactgcagggggcaggggttcagtccctggttggggaactaagatcccacatacgcACAGCATACCTAataaatttactcatttttttacaAGAACTCCCATATGCTTTTGAAGCTCAGTTTACATCAAATTTTGATCTAAAAGCCTAAAAAGTGTTTAATAGCCAGTAACTAGCATATAAAAAGACTCCACATCAAAAGCTGGACTACAGCTAGCAACCAGAATTCCTTCACCACAGAGTTTCTGCTCAGGGCTACTCCTCTCTGCCTGGAGGGACACAGCCGGGGGAGGGTGCTGGGGCCACAACTGGGAGGGAAGAGGCTGGCGACGCTGCTCTGATCCTGCAGTGGACAGGATGGTCGGCCCGACAGGCTGACCAGGCCCCAAACGCAAACAGAAGGGGTGCAGGTCAAGCCACACAGACGGCAAGCAGCTCAGCCTAGAGAAAGGCAACTCCCGGCCACCATCACACAAAGCAAGGATCTCCAGCCACAGCTATTTTGTGACCCTGTAATTATTCAGCCTTTGGGGGTGTGCTTATTTTCACAACAACAAATATGGTATCTACTTCCATGTTTAAACTGTTTCTGAATCATCGTGATgtttcaacatttaaaagaattaaacagTTCTACTTGCAGTGGTATAACAAGTTTTAATTCAAAATAGACACTCTGAAAACAATaggtaaaaaaaacaaactggaacAAGCTCTTTGAATTTACAACAGAGCACACCAACAATCACACACACGCCAGTTTCACGATTGCCTCAAAAATGTACATTACAGCAATGACATGCAAGAATTATACTTTAAAACTCCACGTGGTAACAGTATCTGATTTCCCAGAGACTGTCGCATCTTCCAAGAACGCAGCACAGGCACCTCTGCTGTGCATCACCAGCACTGTGGCTCAAGGTCAAACAGGCTGGTCTCCATAACTGCTTCTGGTGCTTTAAGTTATTTCAGATTTTGTGGAAAAAATGAGGCCTCGTTGGCCGAAGGACAGTAACACACTTGATTCCTTAGCAATAGCCCATCCCAGTAACCTGGACACCAGGCTATGGGAAAGCCCATTTTCCTAGAATGAATAAATTTACCTTCAGGAAACTGTCAGATTTAATACACCAACCAGGAGACTAGCTCCAGTCCATGTGTTTCACCTTGTTCCCTAAAAACCTGTGTTTAAATCTTAGTAGCCACACTCAGGGGTCAACATTTTATTCCTGAGTAACACTGACCTTCCCTTTCGCTGGTTTATGCACAGTTAGgtcagcttgtgtgtgtgttttcagtgtTTGTTCTAAAGGCACTAAAGATTTACTGTCTTGTCTTTGAATGGAGAAGACTTATCACCATATCAAAAAGAGGGGAAAAGTCTACAGTGAGAAGTATTTTGTACCTACAGAAttactttatttgtaaaataattctTGATTTAAATACCAGACTTCAGGTtcagtatatttttaacaaatgaaaacatttggttttctgagttACAATCAGAAACAACTGTTAGGACGTAAACAACTGAAAAAACGtaaatcaaaattataatctAATTAGCAAATACCTTACAAGAAGAAATCAGCATAAGTTAATGCAGTGCATCCTTAATGAACCAGACATGTCACAGGGGCTGCTACTCACTTCTCTAAACATTTACTGTATCGTCTGTTGCTACTTGGGAAGCTGAGGGAGAgcagttttaatttgcagttaATCAAGTGTTCTGAAACAAGCTGAAATTtccttaaatgaaaaataaacatatatagatTTCAGTTTTTATCATACGATAGTGACACTACTGGGAAAACAAGGCGTGCATGAAATATCAAAAGATTTAATTTACAtgacagagaaaaaaacaaaaagtaattcTTACAAAATCAAACTGCAGGAAACAAATTTGAAAGAACTACTCACTTCTTTATACAGAAGTCTTTCTGAGCACCTGAAATAAATCTAAAGAGCAGCATAAAGACCACTGAAATTGATTAGTTCAACATACAgtgaagaaaataacatttttaaaaatctcaattgAAAAAACTAATTATCTAATActttagatttcctttttttttttttttacaagttttgTGGTTCATGCTCAAAGTTCAAActgtgtttaacatttttaagttCAGACATGTCAAAGCCTAAAAGTACAGAAGGCTTGTGATTTTTTATTGCTTTCATGCAAATATACCTTCTTTTTCCAAAAAATGAAGCCACGTCAATTTTCCACACCCATAAGAGTGAAGATAACAACTCTATTTCCTTTTTACTGGGATATGGTCTCTTGTGGAAATAATCCCTAAGAAACTGCTTTTTGTCTTCGTAAGAACGGTCTTCGTACTTTTTAGGATTTAATGCTAAAATCTGAAGAGCGTCGTCACTAACGGGCGGTCCCTCCGTCCTGCCCTCACTCCGCTGCCGTTTAACAGGTGCAGCACTCACTGCCTTTTCTGGGGCCGGGTCTGCGTCCGCGTCTATGACGACGGGCGGCTCCGCGCCATCCCTCTGGTCTTCGGCCCCGGAGTGACCATCAGGCAGCTTTCTCTTCACTGAGAAGCTGGTATCATGGATCACCTCACCGTTGACTAAAAGCAGCTCGCTGTTCTCCAGGAGGCCGGGCTGGCCCTGCAGGTCAGGGCTGCTGTCCTTGGGGGCGCTGCGGCAGCGCAGCAGGTGGATGGCAATGGCTGCCAGCGTCATGTTGCCAGTGTAGACCCCGCAGCAGTGGATGCACTTGAAGGCCGGAGACTTCAGAATCGTGTGGACTGTGGGCGTGATGTGGTGCCTCTCCTTCAGATGCAGCTCGTATGCCTCCGTTGTCACAAACGTGCCAAAGCAAAAGGGGCAGGTCAACACCTGCTTGCCGGGCCTCCCGGAAGCACCCTCAGCCTGGGGCCTCACCTTGATGTACACGGGCACCAGCGACTTGGAGTGTATCCCCGCCAGGATGGCCAGGTAGACCTCCCGCTCGCCCAGCTCCTCCTTAGGCAATATGGTAATAAAGTCAAGGTGGGGAAACAGCAGGTTGCCGTTGGCATCGATATCCAGTTGAAAACCTTTGTTACTGTAATCCATGGGCAGCTTCTTCTTCCCCAGGTGCATGGTCCGACTGTGCTCTGAGAGGCCTCTGATATCGTGGAAGGTGCACGGGCAGAACAAGCACCCCAGGCCATGCATCAGTAAGTGATGGATAAGCTCCTCCTCCGAAACTAAGCACTTACAAGACAGACATCGAACTGTCTTCTCTCTCATCCACTTTAAAAATGGCGCACATGCCGCCAGTTTCTCTGGCTCCAGTTTGTCAGCAGCTTTGGATTCACTGTGCTTATGCGCCACTTCCATATGGACCTGGTACACATTGGAAGGGAAGAGCTCATTGCAAACAGGACAGGTTTTCCATTGCTTGGCCTGTTTGAGCACCTGATTTGCCTCTGCCACAGACGAAGAGGCCTGAACAAACATACTCTGAGTGGCATTTACCACCACGGGAGGGGAGGGCATGCCAGCCATGGAACTGGCCATCTGGGCAGCTGTGCCCGACTGCAGGAGCTGGATGGGCATCTGGGGAGGGGCAACAGTGGCGACGCTTCCAGGGGGCACTGGCAGAGTGACAGACACCGGGGCAAGTGTGTACGTGGGAATGCCATTCACTTGTTTCCCTGTGGGTATGAGCTGTCTGAGAATAGAGCCTGATGTCAGGAAAGTGGTGTTTGGCGAAGCACCGGGTCTAATGGTCTGATTTGCAGGCAGAATGTTGGTATTCACAGACTGATTAAGCTGCAGGACCCCAGGCCTCACTGGCTGGCCCATAGGAAGAACTCCTGACATGACCTGCGGACTGAGCTGAAGAACACCAGAGTTAATGCCCTGGTTCACAGGAAGAACGGCTGACGAGACTGTCTGGTTGGGGGGAAGGAGCCCAGGTGGGACTACCTGGCCAGGAGGGAGCACCCGCAGTGGGACCGTCAGCCCTGTGGGCAGTGCTCCCGAGGGGGCCGTCTGCCCGATAGGGAGCACCCCTGACTGAACCACCTGGCCAGCAGGAAGAACCCCAGAAGTCGCTGTCTGTCCTGAAGGGATGACCCCAGCAGGGGTCACCTGTCCTGCAGGAAGGACCCCTGACGGGACTGTCCGACTCACAGAAATCACCCCTGGCGAGACTGCCTGAAGCACTCCAGGGGTGACAGAGGGGTTGACAGGGAGGACCCCAGACCCAACGGGTCTATTCACCGAAAGAACTCCAGGTCCAACTGGCCTGCTTATGGGCCCCACAGGCTGGCTGAGCGGCAAAACCCCCGGGCGGATGGTCTGGTTTATGGGGAGGACACTGGTTCCAACAGACTTATTTACAGGTCCAACCGGCTGACTCAAGGGCAACACAGGAGGATTTGCTGCCTGATTAAGTGGGACTCcatgagagagaaagacaggcTGAGGCGTCGAGGGCGGCAGAGTGAGGCTGCTCTGGCCCACTGGCAGGGGACTGGAGACCAGAGTCACATGAGGCTGGGCAACGGCTGGCGGAGAGTGGGTGACACTGCCCACAGCCCCCGCGGCCACAGTCGCCGGAGGGGCTGCACCCTGAACCGGCTGCACCACAGTCTGGCTCTGGCCGTTCTGCGGCAAGGCAAGGTGGTAGCAAGGAGATGAGGCTGGGATGCCCGGAGCACTGCTATTCGGCGGTACGGCCACGTGTGTAGCTGGTTTGGGAGCAATATGCATCTGCTTCAAAAGGCCagtcttcttaatatgttctgagATGACA is a window of Cervus canadensis isolate Bull #8, Minnesota chromosome 23, ASM1932006v1, whole genome shotgun sequence DNA encoding:
- the ADNP2 gene encoding activity-dependent neuroprotector homeobox protein 2; protein product: MFQIPVENLDNIRKVRKKVKSILVDIGLDSCKELLKDLKGFDPGEKYFYNTSWGDISLWEPSGKKLRYRTKPYCCSLCKYSTKVLTSFKNHLHRYHEDEIDQELVIPCPNCVFSSQPRVVGRHFRMFHAPARKVQNYTVNILGETKSSRSDVISFTCLKCNFSNTLYYSMKKHVLVAHFHYLINSYFGLRTEEVGEHPGADDTLCAEKLLASDRYYCKKCNANASSQDALMYHILTSDIHRDLENKLRSVISEHIKKTGLLKQMHIAPKPATHVAVPPNSSAPGIPASSPCYHLALPQNGQSQTVVQPVQGAAPPATVAAGAVGSVTHSPPAVAQPHVTLVSSPLPVGQSSLTLPPSTPQPVFLSHGVPLNQAANPPVLPLSQPVGPVNKSVGTSVLPINQTIRPGVLPLSQPVGPISRPVGPGVLSVNRPVGSGVLPVNPSVTPGVLQAVSPGVISVSRTVPSGVLPAGQVTPAGVIPSGQTATSGVLPAGQVVQSGVLPIGQTAPSGALPTGLTVPLRVLPPGQVVPPGLLPPNQTVSSAVLPVNQGINSGVLQLSPQVMSGVLPMGQPVRPGVLQLNQSVNTNILPANQTIRPGASPNTTFLTSGSILRQLIPTGKQVNGIPTYTLAPVSVTLPVPPGSVATVAPPQMPIQLLQSGTAAQMASSMAGMPSPPVVVNATQSMFVQASSSVAEANQVLKQAKQWKTCPVCNELFPSNVYQVHMEVAHKHSESKAADKLEPEKLAACAPFLKWMREKTVRCLSCKCLVSEEELIHHLLMHGLGCLFCPCTFHDIRGLSEHSRTMHLGKKKLPMDYSNKGFQLDIDANGNLLFPHLDFITILPKEELGEREVYLAILAGIHSKSLVPVYIKVRPQAEGASGRPGKQVLTCPFCFGTFVTTEAYELHLKERHHITPTVHTILKSPAFKCIHCCGVYTGNMTLAAIAIHLLRCRSAPKDSSPDLQGQPGLLENSELLLVNGEVIHDTSFSVKRKLPDGHSGAEDQRDGAEPPVVIDADADPAPEKAVSAAPVKRQRSEGRTEGPPVSDDALQILALNPKKYEDRSYEDKKQFLRDYFHKRPYPSKKEIELLSSLLWVWKIDVASFFGKRRYICMKAIKNHKPSVLLGFDMSELKNVKHSLNFEHEPQNL